The genomic region ATTTAGATAGATAGCAATATTTTTATATTTTAAAGGACATTAATAAATATGAGTTTTAAATGCGCATTAATAGGATTGCCTAATGTTGGTAAATCTACTTTATTTAACTCTTTAACAAATTCATCAGTATCTTCAGATAATTTTCCTTTTTGTACAATTAATCCTAATGTAGGTATAGTATCATATCACGATAAACGTTTATATAATATTGCTAAAATTGTATGTCCTCAAAAAGTCTCTCCTTCCTCTATAGAATTTGTTGATGTTGCTGGTTTAGTAAAAGGAGCTCATAAAGGTGAAGGATTAGGAAATAAATTTTTAAATAATATTAGAGAAACAGATGCTTTAATACATGTAGTTCGTTGTTTTACTGATAAAAAAATATTACATGTATCAGGAAAAATAGATCCTATTAGCGATATAGAAACAGTAAATTTAGAGTTAATATTTTCTGATATAGAACGTTGTAAAAAATTTTTATCTAAGAGACATGTACATTCATCAAATAAATTTTCTAACTCTTTAGAAACCAATGTTTTAACTAAATGTTTACTGCATTTAGAAAAATTTAATATGTTGAAAAATTTTATTTTTACTAATGAAGAAAATAATATTTTAAAGCAGTTTAACTTTTTAACTATAAAACCTTTAATGTATGTTGTTAATATGAATGAACATGATTTTCTTAAAGAAAACTCATTATTTAATGAAATTTTGCTTATAGCTAAAAAAAATAATATCTCAGTTATTCCTTTATGTTTTACTCTTGAATTTGATATATCAAAAATGAAATTATTAAAAGAGCGCAGAGAATTTATTAAAGATTTAAACATTAAAGAACAAGGATTGAATAAAGTTATTAGAGAAGGTTATAAAATGTTAAATTTATTTACTTATTTTACAATGGGCAAAAAAGAAGTTAAAGCATGGACTATAACAAAAGGTATGACTGCTCCTGAAGCTGCATCAAAAATTCATAGTGATCTCAAGAAAGGTTTTATTCGCGCTAAAGTAATTTCTTATCTTGATTTTATCTCTTATAAAAGTGAAATAAAATTAAAAAAACTTGGCAAAGTTTATACTCAAGGTAAAAATTATATTGTGCAAGATGGAGATATAATTAATTTTTTATTTAATATTTAGTTTATTTAGAGAAATACAAAACTTTTATTTGTTTTGTATTTCTAATTGATTAAATAAATTATTTTTCTAATAAAAACATACGTAATTTTTTAAAATCTGGTTTCATATTATATGATAGTAATGGAATATTTTTTATTTTTTCTAGTTCTTTTGGTAAATTAATTTTTTTATTTATTATGTTTTCTACAGTATTTTTAAATTTTGCCGGATGAGCTGTTCCTAAAAATAATCCAAACTCATCTTTTTTTATTTGATCTTTCAATAATCTATATGCAATTGCTGCATGAGGCTCAGAAATGTATCCTATATTTGATAGTTCAATTATAGTTTTTTTTGTTAATTTTTCAGATACACTTCCAAATCCTAATCTTTTTAAGTCCCACTTGTTTCTTTTAAATAATTCTTCTACTCTTGGCCAATTATTTGGTTGACTTATATCCATAGCATTAGATATAGTAGAAATAGTTTTTTTTGGTTCCCACTTTCCATTTAAAAGAAATCTTGGTACTGTATCATTAATATTTGTAGAAGCTATAAATGACTTTATTGGTAATCCTATAGATTTAGCTAGTAATCCTGCAGTTAAATCTCCAAAATTACCACATGGTATAGAGATAACTAATTTTTTTCTTTTTTCTTCAGATAATAAAGCAAATGCTTCAAAATAATAACATATTTGTGCAAGCAATCTACTGATATTAATTGAATTTGCAGAATTTAATCCTGTTACTTTTTTAAGTTCTTCGTCATTAAATGCCTTTTTCACTAAGGATTGACATTCATCAAAACTACCATTGATAGCAATAGTAATTATATTATTTCCTAAAGTGCAAAATAACTTTTCTTGTAATTCGCTTATTTTTCCTTTTGGATAAAGTATTATAACTTTTACATTTTTCATTCTATAAAATGCATGAGCTACTGCAGCGCCAGTATCTCCTGATGTAGCTGTTAATATTGTGATTTTTTTGTTTTCTTTATTTAAATGTAATAATATTTGTGACATGAAACGTGCGCCAAAATCTTTAAATGCTAATGTAGGACCGTGAAATAGTTCAAGACAAGCAATGTTATTTGTTACACTAACAATTTTAGGTTTTGTAAAATTAAAAGCTTTTTTGATCTTTTCATCTAAAATAGAAAATTTTATTTCATCTCCTATAAAATAATTTAAAATTTTACTACTTCTTTCTATAAAGTTCATTTTTAATAATTTTGTTAACGTACTTTTACTAAAATTAGGTAATTGCATAGGAAAAAAAAGTCCTTGTTTTTTTCCTAAACCTAATTTTACTGCTTGGGAAAAATTTACTATTTCATTTTTATCTTTAAGGTTATAAAGTTTCATATTTGTCTCCAATTGAACGAGCACCTTTTGTATCTAAATAACATATGCGCACAAATCCTTCTTCGTTTTGTATATAATTTTTTTTCAACCATACAGCCATTTTATTAGCTATATTTATTTTATTACATATTGTAAATATTGTAGGTCCAGAGCCTGATATTCCGCATGCAATAGCTCCTATCTTTTTTGCTGCTTTTTTTACAGATGAAAAGTTTGGTATTAATTTTTTTCTATATGGTTCTGCTATTATATCTTTCATCATTATTGCTGCTAAATCTGATTGTTGAGTATAACTTGCGTGAATAAATCCA from Buchnera aphidicola (Neophyllaphis podocarpi) harbors:
- the ychF gene encoding redox-regulated ATPase YchF, whose protein sequence is MSFKCALIGLPNVGKSTLFNSLTNSSVSSDNFPFCTINPNVGIVSYHDKRLYNIAKIVCPQKVSPSSIEFVDVAGLVKGAHKGEGLGNKFLNNIRETDALIHVVRCFTDKKILHVSGKIDPISDIETVNLELIFSDIERCKKFLSKRHVHSSNKFSNSLETNVLTKCLLHLEKFNMLKNFIFTNEENNILKQFNFLTIKPLMYVVNMNEHDFLKENSLFNEILLIAKKNNISVIPLCFTLEFDISKMKLLKERREFIKDLNIKEQGLNKVIREGYKMLNLFTYFTMGKKEVKAWTITKGMTAPEAASKIHSDLKKGFIRAKVISYLDFISYKSEIKLKKLGKVYTQGKNYIVQDGDIINFLFNI
- the thrC gene encoding threonine synthase, encoding MKLYNLKDKNEIVNFSQAVKLGLGKKQGLFFPMQLPNFSKSTLTKLLKMNFIERSSKILNYFIGDEIKFSILDEKIKKAFNFTKPKIVSVTNNIACLELFHGPTLAFKDFGARFMSQILLHLNKENKKITILTATSGDTGAAVAHAFYRMKNVKVIILYPKGKISELQEKLFCTLGNNIITIAINGSFDECQSLVKKAFNDEELKKVTGLNSANSINISRLLAQICYYFEAFALLSEEKRKKLVISIPCGNFGDLTAGLLAKSIGLPIKSFIASTNINDTVPRFLLNGKWEPKKTISTISNAMDISQPNNWPRVEELFKRNKWDLKRLGFGSVSEKLTKKTIIELSNIGYISEPHAAIAYRLLKDQIKKDEFGLFLGTAHPAKFKNTVENIINKKINLPKELEKIKNIPLLSYNMKPDFKKLRMFLLEK